One region of Microbacterium sp. M28 genomic DNA includes:
- the ngcE gene encoding N-acetylglucosamine/diacetylchitobiose ABC transporter substrate-binding protein — MEITESSISRRTLLRGAAATALLLPFGMSLASCAAPGGGGGGAGPAGEVTADNPFGVAANSTVDAVIFDGGYGVDYVENAGEIMAGNKGLDGVTVKVSASTKIAQELQPRFVGGNPPDLVDNSGANSIGWNTILDQLEDLSDVLEADNLEGEKIADTLFEGVKAPGTFGDKFAALNYVLTTYGVWYSGSLFEENGWEPPQTWQDLKALGEAAKAKGKYLFLWGKEAATYYQTLVVDSAVIQSGDDVRLPLENLEEGCWSHPTLQSILTILHDLIASGYVKPGGGGTQFTQAQSQWSLDQEALLYPSGSWIENEMKKTTAENFQMKGVREMPLDGNATTPAGFMRAEAGEPFIVPSKAKNVAGGKELLRTMLSKEAATAFSKEKLAPTVVKDTVPEDGFGSTALLSQVEMIAAAGSGTFTIKSFNLYGMNSDQLPIWNSFLDGKMSVEEITSQLQALTDKIREDSSIEKIEIK, encoded by the coding sequence ATGGAAATCACCGAATCCTCCATCAGCCGCCGCACTCTGCTGCGCGGCGCGGCAGCGACGGCGCTGCTGCTGCCGTTTGGCATGTCCCTCGCATCCTGCGCCGCACCCGGCGGCGGAGGCGGAGGCGCGGGCCCGGCCGGCGAGGTCACGGCCGACAACCCGTTCGGCGTCGCCGCGAACAGCACAGTCGACGCGGTCATCTTCGACGGCGGGTATGGCGTCGACTACGTCGAGAACGCCGGCGAGATCATGGCGGGCAACAAGGGGCTGGACGGCGTCACCGTGAAGGTCTCGGCCTCCACGAAGATCGCCCAGGAGCTCCAGCCGCGCTTCGTCGGCGGCAACCCGCCGGATCTGGTCGACAACTCCGGCGCCAACTCGATCGGCTGGAACACGATCCTCGACCAGCTCGAGGACCTCAGCGACGTTCTCGAGGCAGACAACCTCGAGGGCGAGAAGATCGCCGACACCCTGTTCGAGGGCGTCAAGGCGCCGGGCACCTTCGGTGACAAGTTCGCGGCGCTCAACTACGTGCTCACCACGTACGGGGTCTGGTACTCCGGCAGCCTGTTCGAGGAGAACGGCTGGGAGCCGCCGCAGACGTGGCAGGACCTCAAGGCCCTCGGCGAGGCGGCGAAGGCGAAGGGCAAGTACCTGTTCCTCTGGGGCAAGGAGGCAGCGACCTACTACCAGACGCTTGTGGTCGACTCCGCGGTCATCCAGTCCGGCGACGACGTTCGCCTGCCGCTGGAGAACCTGGAGGAGGGATGCTGGTCGCACCCGACTCTGCAGTCCATCCTGACGATCCTGCACGACCTGATCGCGTCCGGCTACGTCAAGCCGGGCGGTGGCGGTACGCAGTTCACCCAGGCGCAGTCGCAGTGGAGCCTCGACCAGGAGGCGCTGCTGTACCCGTCCGGGTCGTGGATCGAGAACGAGATGAAGAAGACCACGGCGGAGAACTTCCAGATGAAGGGCGTGCGCGAGATGCCGCTCGACGGCAACGCCACCACGCCTGCCGGCTTCATGCGTGCGGAAGCCGGCGAGCCGTTCATCGTCCCGTCGAAGGCGAAGAACGTCGCCGGCGGCAAGGAGCTGCTGCGCACGATGCTCTCGAAGGAGGCGGCGACCGCGTTCTCGAAGGAGAAGCTCGCCCCGACCGTGGTCAAGGACACCGTGCCGGAGGACGGCTTCGGTTCGACGGCGCTCCTGTCGCAGGTCGAGATGATCGCGGCGGCCGGTAGCGGCACCTTCACGATCAAGTCGTTCAACCTGTACGGCATGAACTCCGACCAGCTGCCCATCTGGAACTCGTTCCTGGACGGCAAGATGTCGGTCGAGGAGATCACGTCGCAGCTGCAGGCGCTGACCGACAAGATCCGCGAGGACAGCTCGATCGAGAAGATCGAGATCAAATGA
- a CDS encoding sugar ABC transporter permease, with protein sequence MSLSAPPLDAAPDTRAVVTTRTGRRKAPRAGLRRRMTFDYVSFLLVFLGLPVAIFLIFVISPFIQAVYYAMTNWTGFSPNMDFVGVENFVRLFQDPTFLQAMGNNMLLAVVVPLITIVIALIFASMITIGGPSHGQVRGLRGSSFYRVVSFFPYVIPAIVIAILWNMIYTPSGLLNGLLGVVGIDTDGFAWLGDERTAMAATIFVIVWSMVGFYMVLFIAAIKGIPGETLEAARIDGAGRFRTLTAILLPQIRDNVQTAYIYLGILALDAFVYMAGLNSTGGPGNSTLVMSQYLFRTAFEKGQFGLASAMGVVLAVLTLLFAALVIGIFRLVGGRDEGGRA encoded by the coding sequence ATGAGCCTCAGCGCTCCCCCGCTCGACGCGGCCCCGGACACCAGGGCCGTCGTCACCACCCGCACGGGGCGCCGCAAGGCGCCCCGTGCGGGGCTGCGCCGCAGGATGACGTTCGACTACGTCTCGTTCCTGCTGGTGTTCCTCGGACTGCCCGTGGCGATCTTCCTGATCTTCGTCATCTCGCCGTTCATCCAGGCCGTGTACTACGCGATGACGAACTGGACCGGCTTCTCGCCGAACATGGACTTCGTCGGCGTCGAGAACTTCGTGCGGCTGTTCCAGGACCCGACGTTCCTGCAGGCGATGGGCAACAACATGCTGCTCGCCGTCGTCGTCCCGCTGATCACGATCGTGATCGCACTGATCTTCGCGAGCATGATCACCATCGGCGGCCCGAGCCATGGCCAGGTGCGGGGCCTGCGCGGCTCGAGCTTCTACCGCGTGGTGTCCTTCTTCCCGTACGTCATCCCGGCGATCGTGATCGCGATCCTGTGGAACATGATCTACACGCCCAGCGGTCTGCTGAACGGCCTGCTCGGTGTGGTCGGCATCGACACCGACGGCTTCGCCTGGCTGGGTGACGAACGCACGGCGATGGCCGCGACGATCTTCGTCATCGTCTGGAGCATGGTCGGCTTCTACATGGTGCTGTTCATCGCCGCGATCAAGGGCATCCCCGGCGAGACGCTGGAGGCCGCGCGCATCGACGGCGCGGGCAGGTTCCGCACGCTCACGGCGATCCTGCTCCCCCAGATCCGCGACAACGTGCAGACGGCATACATCTACCTCGGCATCCTGGCCCTGGACGCCTTCGTCTACATGGCAGGACTCAACTCCACGGGCGGCCCGGGCAACAGCACGCTCGTGATGAGCCAGTACCTGTTCCGGACCGCATTCGAGAAGGGCCAGTTCGGTCTGGCCAGCGCCATGGGCGTCGTCCTCGCCGTGCTCACCCTGCTGTTCGCCGCGCTCGTGATCGGCATATTCCGCCTCGTCGGCGGCAGAGACGAAGGAGGACGCGCATGA
- a CDS encoding carbohydrate ABC transporter permease — MSVDTRAAVTVDPTSKTRPTTTKSTASDKAVGGASHVILALWSLVVILPMLWTFIGSFKTTKEIFASPFGLPASWNFDNYINAWVGENFGGMFINTIIVVGVSLVLVMVLGAMCAYVLARFSVPGSKVIYYLMLAGLTFPVFLAIVPLFFILQGMGLLNTLPGLIITYVAFALPFTVFFLFSFFKSLPYEIQEAAYVDGASEWRTFFQVMLPMARPGMAAVAIMNFLGLWNQFLLPISLNTDRSKYVLSQGMASYASSAGYALDFGEMFAAVIITIVPVLIVYILFQRQLQGSVSQGTSK; from the coding sequence ATGAGCGTCGACACACGTGCCGCTGTCACGGTCGACCCGACGTCGAAGACCCGGCCGACCACCACGAAGTCCACCGCGAGCGACAAGGCCGTCGGCGGTGCATCCCACGTCATCCTCGCGCTGTGGTCGCTCGTCGTCATCCTGCCGATGCTGTGGACCTTCATCGGATCGTTCAAGACCACGAAGGAGATCTTCGCCTCGCCGTTCGGTCTGCCTGCGAGCTGGAACTTCGACAACTACATCAACGCATGGGTGGGCGAGAACTTCGGTGGCATGTTCATCAACACCATCATCGTCGTCGGCGTCTCGCTCGTCCTGGTGATGGTGCTGGGCGCGATGTGCGCCTACGTGCTGGCACGGTTCTCCGTCCCGGGGAGCAAGGTGATCTACTACCTGATGCTCGCCGGTCTCACCTTCCCGGTGTTCCTCGCGATCGTGCCGTTGTTCTTCATCCTGCAGGGGATGGGGCTGCTGAACACGCTGCCCGGTCTGATCATCACCTACGTCGCGTTCGCGCTGCCTTTCACGGTCTTCTTCCTGTTCTCGTTCTTCAAGTCGCTGCCGTACGAGATCCAGGAAGCCGCGTACGTCGACGGGGCGAGCGAGTGGCGCACGTTCTTCCAGGTGATGCTGCCCATGGCAAGGCCCGGGATGGCCGCCGTGGCGATCATGAACTTCCTCGGGCTGTGGAACCAGTTCCTGCTGCCGATCTCGTTGAACACGGACCGGAGCAAGTACGTGCTCTCGCAGGGCATGGCGTCGTACGCCTCATCGGCCGGCTACGCGCTCGACTTCGGTGAGATGTTCGCCGCCGTGATCATCACGATCGTGCCGGTCCTGATCGTCTACATCCTGTTCCAGCGCCAGCTGCAGGGCTCGGTGTCGCAGGGCACGTCGAAGTAG
- a CDS encoding dihydrofolate reductase family protein gives MGILTVEQIVSIDGYAAEPDGGIGFMDAADVGNANDADQLEFLRGVDAILLGANTYRMFAAYWPTADPEVEAVAEPIDRLPKFVLSNTLTEAPWGDGSIEILSGDAASAVADLTQRYYRIVVWGSLSLTDALFEAGLVDELRLRVVPVLIGAGRSFSPAALGRRRVDLVRVVSHPSGHVGMTYRLEPTT, from the coding sequence ATGGGCATCCTCACCGTCGAGCAGATCGTGAGCATCGACGGCTACGCAGCCGAGCCGGATGGCGGCATCGGCTTCATGGATGCCGCCGACGTCGGCAACGCGAACGACGCCGACCAGCTCGAGTTCCTCCGGGGCGTCGACGCGATCCTGCTCGGTGCGAACACGTATCGGATGTTCGCCGCGTACTGGCCGACGGCCGACCCCGAGGTCGAAGCCGTCGCAGAGCCGATCGACCGGCTGCCGAAGTTCGTGCTCTCGAATACGCTGACCGAGGCGCCCTGGGGCGACGGCTCGATCGAGATCCTCTCGGGCGATGCTGCGAGCGCGGTCGCCGACCTCACGCAGCGCTACTACCGGATCGTCGTGTGGGGCAGTCTCAGCCTCACCGACGCCCTGTTCGAAGCGGGTCTGGTCGACGAGCTGCGCCTTCGCGTCGTGCCGGTGCTCATCGGTGCGGGACGCTCGTTCTCCCCTGCCGCGCTGGGGCGGCGTCGCGTCGACCTCGTCCGCGTGGTCTCGCATCCGAGCGGACACGTCGGGATGACGTATCGCCTCGAGCCGACCACATGA
- a CDS encoding SRPBCC family protein, with protein MPEQTAPSRKQFTITRVFAAPRELVWRAWIDPDEVVFWWHPRGVVTPRESIEIDARPGGRYRYTMIAPDGTEYPTAGVYREITPPERLVFTWGSPEDPDDAAAVITVDLVEHGDAADETRMTFHLQGIDGARGDENVYDGWDSAFDILDERIEAQEHFEPGAL; from the coding sequence ATGCCTGAGCAGACGGCGCCGAGCCGGAAGCAGTTCACCATCACCCGCGTCTTCGCCGCGCCCCGCGAACTCGTGTGGCGCGCCTGGATCGATCCCGACGAGGTCGTCTTCTGGTGGCATCCGCGGGGCGTCGTCACTCCCCGCGAGAGCATCGAGATCGACGCTCGACCGGGTGGGCGATACCGCTACACGATGATCGCGCCGGACGGAACGGAGTATCCCACCGCCGGGGTGTACCGCGAGATCACGCCGCCCGAGCGGCTCGTCTTCACGTGGGGCTCGCCCGAGGATCCGGACGACGCCGCTGCGGTCATCACCGTCGACCTCGTGGAGCACGGCGACGCCGCAGACGAGACCCGGATGACGTTCCATCTGCAGGGCATCGACGGCGCACGGGGTGATGAGAACGTCTACGACGGCTGGGACTCGGCTTTCGACATTCTCGATGAGCGCATCGAGGCGCAGGAGCACTTCGAGCCGGGGGCGCTCTGA
- a CDS encoding ArsR/SmtB family transcription factor, translated as MVASADDLSLVFQALADPTRRAMISRLSTGSTTVGELAAPFAMSRPAISQHLKVLERAGLIERTVDGQWRRCTLRTEPLDEAAAWVERNRNEWNGRFDMLDERLRQLKGQTDA; from the coding sequence TTGGTTGCATCGGCCGACGATCTCAGCCTCGTTTTCCAGGCCCTCGCCGACCCGACCAGACGCGCGATGATCTCGCGCCTCAGCACCGGCTCGACGACCGTCGGAGAGCTGGCCGCACCGTTCGCGATGAGCCGACCCGCGATCTCGCAGCACCTGAAGGTGCTCGAACGCGCCGGCCTCATCGAACGCACGGTCGACGGCCAGTGGCGCCGGTGCACGCTCCGCACGGAACCCCTCGACGAGGCAGCGGCCTGGGTCGAGCGGAACCGCAACGAGTGGAACGGGCGCTTCGACATGCTCGACGAGCGACTCCGGCAGCTGAAAGGACAGACCGATGCCTGA
- a CDS encoding chorismate mutase: MTDDAARNELLRLRASIDNIDAALIFMLAERFRATQQVGLLKAQHAMPASDPSREEQQVSRLRALAEEAHLDPEFAEKWFNFVVAEVIRHHTEAAEGR, encoded by the coding sequence ATGACCGACGACGCCGCCCGGAACGAACTGCTGCGCCTGCGGGCCAGCATCGACAACATCGACGCCGCACTCATCTTCATGCTCGCGGAGCGATTCCGTGCCACCCAGCAGGTCGGTCTGCTCAAGGCGCAGCACGCCATGCCGGCATCCGACCCCTCTCGCGAGGAGCAGCAGGTGTCCCGACTGCGCGCGCTCGCCGAAGAGGCCCACCTCGACCCCGAGTTCGCCGAGAAGTGGTTCAACTTCGTCGTCGCCGAGGTCATCCGCCACCACACCGAGGCGGCCGAGGGACGCTGA
- a CDS encoding AI-2E family transporter translates to MTTDNPAGATEDDSPIAEKPHTRRRAERPAPEPEPELTRRPYVEPTPSSRSFWTRIDRPFAFGFLVTLGGLAAIALGLAITNLSTVLIYIALALFAALGLDPAVRFLERHRMPRAWALVTVLVSLLVLLGLVIWAVVPVVVQQIASFIKDVPGMIADFEASDLYATLEAQFGDNFEDLVGQVQGFLTDPGNIAAIGGGALQVGASIASGISGAIIVLVLIIYFVATLSGIKQAMLRLIPARDRANAAIITEQITDSVGGYVMGMVTLAFINSLVVLLLYSVLGLPFPLLLAVTAFMITLIPLVGSVLFWMIGSVIALFSDPLLALIFAAIYLVYMQFEAYFLTPRVMSRAVSVPGSLVVIGAMVGGTLLGLLGALVAVPVTASILIIIKKVWVPRQDSRI, encoded by the coding sequence ATGACGACCGACAACCCCGCGGGCGCGACCGAGGACGACAGTCCCATCGCCGAGAAGCCGCACACGCGCCGCCGCGCCGAACGACCCGCGCCGGAGCCGGAGCCTGAACTCACGAGGAGGCCGTACGTCGAGCCGACGCCGTCGTCGCGCTCGTTCTGGACGCGCATCGACCGGCCGTTCGCCTTCGGCTTCCTGGTGACGCTCGGCGGTCTCGCCGCGATCGCGCTCGGACTGGCCATCACGAACCTGTCGACGGTCCTGATCTACATCGCACTGGCGCTGTTCGCCGCGCTCGGCCTCGATCCGGCGGTTCGCTTCCTCGAGCGGCATCGGATGCCGCGGGCCTGGGCGCTCGTCACCGTGCTGGTGTCGCTGCTCGTGCTGCTCGGCCTCGTCATCTGGGCCGTCGTCCCGGTGGTCGTGCAGCAGATCGCGAGCTTCATCAAAGACGTCCCCGGCATGATCGCGGACTTCGAGGCGAGCGATCTGTACGCCACTCTCGAGGCGCAGTTCGGCGACAACTTCGAAGACCTCGTCGGCCAGGTCCAGGGCTTCCTCACCGACCCCGGCAACATCGCCGCGATCGGCGGCGGCGCGCTCCAGGTCGGCGCCTCGATCGCCAGCGGCATCTCCGGCGCGATCATCGTGCTGGTGCTGATCATCTACTTCGTGGCGACGCTCTCCGGCATCAAGCAGGCCATGCTGCGTCTGATCCCCGCGCGCGACCGCGCGAACGCCGCGATCATCACCGAGCAGATCACCGATTCGGTCGGCGGCTACGTGATGGGCATGGTGACGCTGGCATTCATCAACTCGCTCGTCGTACTGCTGCTCTACTCGGTGCTCGGCCTGCCGTTCCCGCTGTTGCTGGCGGTGACCGCATTCATGATCACGCTGATCCCCCTCGTCGGATCCGTGCTGTTCTGGATGATCGGTTCGGTGATCGCGCTGTTCAGCGACCCGCTGCTCGCGCTGATCTTCGCCGCGATCTACCTCGTGTACATGCAGTTCGAGGCGTACTTCCTCACGCCGCGCGTGATGAGCAGGGCCGTCTCGGTGCCCGGTTCGCTCGTCGTCATCGGCGCCATGGTCGGCGGCACGCTGCTGGGCCTGCTGGGTGCGCTGGTCGCCGTCCCGGTCACGGCATCCATCCTCATCATCATCAAGAAGGTCTGGGTGCCGCGCCAGGACTCCCGCATCTAG